The Streptomyces sp. NBC_00440 genome contains a region encoding:
- a CDS encoding serine/threonine protein kinase — MTPCPHPGCGSRVTPAGYCQRSGRRVDPATGQHAGAARPPGPRREQATAPAAAAVLLPPPEKDHDPLVLPEVRPVAARPDGTYDTGRLRSLGLGPDRMLAGQYRLIRSIGYGGMGEVHLAEDTRLENRPVAVKFLHQQHDDGDPPGGRREVRLNEKAMRSERQELVALNHPDLIRVFNYGSHDPAGEFLVLEYANGLTLEDVRVRVVNDPGAFGGVRFHEFVLSYGIRILNALSYLHQQKGKVYGDLKPHNVMHCGTEIKIVDVGSVRQERAEGPVTPGYFAPGVGPDGESRFQDDLFSLGVTLRELSAAAPPAQGLGPESLRRALDRATHADRRARFATADEMALQLRGVLRELRSLRTSQESFEPSPVFVQSAHALDGAIGSPPPLGHWASGAPPAPLGPVPPEPGEMACGLPVPKPDPQDRNAPRLGRLAEDDATALLQRTSGWEPSAELHLLRCRLYLALAVAAGDTRPLRRAYAEISRARRLIAPGWAPYDWRIDWHLGLLALAAGNTDGAGLRFDAIYDAIPGEYAPKIALGYCAERRREWPQALRLYDAVRRRNHSLGGAAFGCARVLLAAANDVPGGGTGTEGGTGTAGTADRGAGLAGALAALELVPAHSRHLTAARTAIVRIKAARARNSPPDDDALKDALHRLGPLLHEHGLTDHRGRQRLETELWETVIARVPHRPLAEFTAALDSRLAAPESSQELAEMLSLLYRGLADQARRSDLPDSNEIAEALIDRANSVRPLGFRHDRRHPWLGKAHRQRIRDRLSPRSSSK; from the coding sequence TTGACCCCGTGCCCCCACCCCGGCTGCGGCAGCCGCGTCACCCCCGCCGGGTACTGCCAGCGCAGCGGCAGACGCGTCGACCCGGCGACCGGCCAGCACGCCGGAGCCGCCCGGCCGCCCGGCCCGCGCCGGGAGCAGGCCACGGCTCCGGCCGCCGCGGCTGTGCTGCTCCCACCCCCGGAGAAGGACCACGACCCGCTGGTGCTCCCCGAGGTGCGGCCCGTGGCGGCGCGGCCGGACGGCACGTACGACACCGGCCGGCTGCGGAGCCTGGGCCTCGGCCCCGACCGGATGCTCGCCGGGCAGTACCGGCTGATCCGGAGCATCGGGTACGGGGGCATGGGCGAAGTGCATCTCGCCGAGGACACCCGCCTGGAGAACCGCCCCGTGGCGGTCAAGTTCCTGCACCAGCAGCACGACGACGGGGACCCGCCCGGCGGGCGCCGCGAGGTCAGGCTCAACGAGAAGGCGATGCGCAGCGAACGCCAGGAGCTCGTGGCCCTCAACCACCCGGATCTCATCCGGGTGTTCAACTACGGCAGCCACGACCCCGCAGGGGAGTTCCTGGTGCTCGAATACGCGAACGGGCTGACCCTGGAGGACGTCAGGGTCCGCGTCGTCAACGACCCGGGCGCCTTCGGCGGAGTGCGCTTCCACGAGTTCGTGCTCAGCTACGGCATCCGGATCCTGAACGCCCTCAGCTATCTCCACCAGCAGAAGGGCAAGGTGTACGGCGATCTCAAGCCGCACAACGTCATGCACTGCGGCACCGAGATAAAGATCGTCGACGTGGGGAGCGTCCGTCAGGAGCGGGCCGAAGGACCGGTGACCCCCGGCTACTTCGCGCCCGGCGTCGGCCCGGACGGGGAGTCCCGCTTCCAGGACGACCTGTTCAGCCTCGGTGTGACCCTGCGTGAACTCAGCGCCGCCGCGCCGCCCGCGCAGGGTCTTGGGCCCGAGTCGCTGCGCAGGGCACTGGACCGCGCCACGCACGCCGACCGCAGGGCCAGATTCGCCACCGCCGACGAGATGGCGCTCCAGCTCCGCGGGGTGCTGCGTGAGCTGCGCTCGCTCCGTACGTCCCAGGAGTCCTTCGAGCCGTCCCCCGTCTTCGTCCAGTCCGCCCACGCACTCGACGGCGCGATCGGCTCACCGCCACCGCTCGGCCACTGGGCGAGCGGCGCGCCCCCGGCCCCGCTCGGTCCGGTACCGCCCGAACCGGGCGAGATGGCCTGCGGGCTGCCCGTACCGAAGCCCGACCCGCAGGACCGGAACGCGCCCCGGCTCGGCCGGCTCGCCGAGGACGACGCGACCGCGCTGCTCCAGCGCACCAGCGGCTGGGAGCCGTCGGCCGAACTCCATCTGCTGCGCTGCCGGCTGTACCTGGCGCTGGCGGTCGCAGCCGGCGACACCCGGCCGCTGCGGCGGGCGTACGCGGAGATCAGCCGGGCCCGGCGCCTCATCGCCCCGGGCTGGGCCCCGTACGACTGGCGGATCGACTGGCACCTGGGCCTGCTGGCGCTCGCGGCCGGGAACACCGATGGCGCGGGGCTGCGGTTCGACGCCATCTACGACGCGATCCCCGGCGAGTACGCGCCCAAGATCGCGCTCGGCTACTGCGCGGAGCGGCGGCGGGAGTGGCCGCAGGCGCTGCGGCTCTACGACGCGGTCCGCCGCCGCAACCACTCCCTCGGCGGCGCGGCCTTCGGATGCGCCCGGGTGCTGCTGGCCGCGGCGAACGACGTGCCGGGGGGCGGTACGGGGACCGAGGGCGGCACCGGCACGGCGGGCACGGCGGACCGGGGCGCAGGGCTGGCCGGGGCCCTGGCCGCGCTGGAACTCGTCCCGGCGCACTCGCGCCATCTGACCGCGGCCCGGACCGCCATCGTCCGCATCAAGGCGGCCCGGGCCCGGAACTCGCCTCCCGACGACGATGCGCTCAAGGACGCCCTGCACCGGCTAGGACCGCTCCTCCACGAGCACGGCCTGACGGACCACCGGGGCCGCCAACGCCTGGAGACGGAGCTCTGGGAGACGGTCATCGCCCGCGTCCCGCACCGGCCGCTGGCCGAATTCACCGCGGCGCTCGACAGCCGCCTCGCCGCCCCGGAGAGCTCGCAGGAGCTGGCCGAGATGCTCTCCCTGCTCTACCGCGGCCTCGCCGACCAGGCCAGACGCTCCGACCTGCCGGACAGCAACGAGATCGCGGAAGCCCTCATCGACCGGGCCAACAGCGTCCGCCCGCTGGGCTTCCGCCACGACAGGAGGCACCCATGGCTGGGGAAGGCACACCGGCAGCGCATCCGGGACCGGCTGAGCCCGCGGTCCTCCTCGAAGTGA
- a CDS encoding VWA domain-containing protein, whose protein sequence is MAGEGTPAAHPGPAEPAVLLEVSQVPELPVPEPGHEARMYAVVTVTVRRPAVRAAPTAPTDPAVPTAPAARSAAVQDQGPRHAVVFLIDHSSSMVNPPTRMAAARNAAAAAVHAVPDGAYFAVVAGRDRPATVYPEQPGGHRTLAVADDVTRRAAEDALRACHPGGGTAIGSWLGRARELFAGLPGGGADFVRHALLLTDGRNEPGYESRDELAAVVASCTGQFTCDAIGIGDGWDTGELLLITTGLNGTAHAFEETDPTGPLPARLHDLTRQAAERDLTGLRLRLYRSDNAELRSFAQVHPTRRTLRPVEETEFLREFATEPWGDETRSYLLSLSARHTAGAEGAELMLTEVELVRDGAARPPVGLPPSRPVVVRWSGDHGLYSRVHPDVGHFLHQEDLVRYFEEGCAALRAHDPGTARRALGRAWQLAVEVGDGAMREHLEKMVEPRADGEVELHARIRRFDIETARIRTSYTTSHR, encoded by the coding sequence ATGGCTGGGGAAGGCACACCGGCAGCGCATCCGGGACCGGCTGAGCCCGCGGTCCTCCTCGAAGTGAGCCAGGTCCCCGAACTGCCGGTGCCGGAACCGGGACACGAGGCGCGGATGTACGCCGTCGTCACCGTGACCGTCCGGCGCCCGGCTGTCCGGGCTGCCCCGACTGCCCCGACCGACCCGGCTGTCCCGACCGCCCCGGCCGCCCGGTCGGCCGCAGTGCAGGACCAGGGACCGCGCCACGCCGTGGTGTTCCTCATCGACCACTCGTCGTCGATGGTGAACCCGCCCACGCGGATGGCGGCCGCCAGGAACGCGGCGGCCGCCGCCGTACACGCCGTGCCCGACGGCGCGTACTTCGCGGTCGTCGCGGGCCGCGACCGGCCCGCCACCGTCTACCCGGAGCAGCCCGGCGGGCACCGCACCCTCGCTGTCGCCGACGACGTGACCCGGCGGGCGGCGGAGGACGCCCTGCGCGCCTGCCACCCGGGCGGCGGCACAGCGATCGGCAGCTGGCTGGGGCGGGCCCGGGAGCTCTTCGCCGGACTCCCCGGCGGCGGCGCCGACTTCGTACGCCACGCCCTGCTGCTCACCGACGGCAGGAACGAACCGGGCTACGAGTCCCGCGACGAGCTGGCCGCCGTAGTCGCGTCCTGCACAGGGCAGTTCACCTGCGACGCGATCGGCATCGGCGACGGCTGGGACACCGGTGAACTGCTCCTGATCACCACCGGGCTGAACGGCACGGCGCACGCCTTCGAGGAGACGGACCCGACGGGGCCGCTCCCCGCCAGGCTGCACGACCTCACCAGACAGGCGGCGGAGCGCGACCTCACCGGACTGCGACTGCGGCTCTACCGCAGTGACAACGCCGAACTGCGCTCCTTCGCACAGGTCCACCCGACGCGGCGGACGCTGCGGCCGGTGGAGGAGACCGAGTTCCTGCGGGAGTTCGCCACCGAACCCTGGGGCGACGAGACCCGCTCCTACCTGCTCTCGCTCAGCGCCCGGCACACCGCCGGGGCCGAGGGCGCGGAGCTGATGCTCACCGAGGTGGAGCTGGTGCGCGACGGCGCCGCCCGGCCGCCTGTCGGACTGCCGCCGTCCCGGCCCGTGGTGGTCCGCTGGTCGGGCGACCACGGGCTGTACAGCAGGGTGCACCCCGACGTCGGCCACTTCCTGCACCAGGAGGACCTGGTCCGGTACTTCGAGGAGGGCTGCGCCGCGCTGCGCGCCCATGACCCCGGGACCGCCCGCCGGGCCCTCGGCCGGGCCTGGCAACTCGCGGTGGAGGTCGGCGACGGCGCCATGCGGGAGCACCTGGAGAAAATGGTCGAGCCCCGTGCGGACGGTGAGGTGGAGCTGCACGCCCGCATCAGACGGTTCGACATCGAGACCGCCCGGATCCGCACCAGTTACACGACGAGCCACCGGTGA
- a CDS encoding extracellular solute-binding protein produces the protein MTRTTHGSGPRRRRRLRLLLAATLTLLAAALGGGCSGGGKQTVVVLGPWTGNEAAAFTRTLDLLDNGTPYTYSYQGTSSLRETLVAQLEADAPPDVAILNSQGELQEYAREGALTPLTGDLASRAYPPWAPELVVNGARHTYWVPLKVDIKSLVWTRTTQPVRPHSWCLGMSAQATTGWPGTDWIEDILLHRSGPDRYEQWATGVLPWTSPEVRDAWSTWASLMAGQNTRSALDIPYTGEGGKGLLNSGTCTEEHAGTFIRYLYGPDITFRPSADTIPGLGGHKDAYEVSADMAAVFRDSPAAMQLLSKLAGPEGRRIWMAQAAPKLKPHFPSASDPQPTDPLGRRAATLLTGGTSEAPTHELCFDASDTMPPTLRDAFQHAVLKFLSTPDSATRNRLLAQLEQERRRLTGTDLLPGVCGSPAS, from the coding sequence GTGACGCGGACGACTCACGGCAGCGGTCCGCGCCGTCGGCGCCGGCTGCGTCTGCTGCTGGCCGCCACGCTGACCCTGCTGGCCGCCGCGCTCGGCGGCGGCTGCTCCGGCGGCGGCAAGCAGACGGTCGTCGTCCTCGGACCGTGGACCGGGAACGAAGCGGCCGCCTTCACCAGGACGCTGGACCTGCTGGACAACGGCACCCCGTACACCTACAGCTACCAGGGCACCAGCTCGCTGCGCGAGACGCTGGTCGCGCAGCTGGAGGCGGACGCACCGCCGGACGTGGCGATCCTCAACAGCCAGGGCGAGCTCCAGGAGTACGCACGCGAGGGTGCGCTGACGCCGCTCACCGGGGACCTGGCGAGCAGGGCGTACCCGCCCTGGGCCCCCGAACTGGTCGTCAACGGCGCCAGGCACACCTACTGGGTCCCGCTCAAGGTCGACATCAAGAGCCTGGTGTGGACCAGGACGACCCAACCGGTCAGGCCGCACAGCTGGTGCCTCGGTATGAGCGCACAGGCCACCACGGGCTGGCCGGGCACCGACTGGATCGAGGACATCCTGCTGCACAGGTCCGGCCCCGACCGGTACGAGCAGTGGGCCACCGGCGTCCTGCCGTGGACCAGCCCCGAGGTACGGGACGCGTGGAGCACCTGGGCGTCGCTGATGGCCGGGCAGAACACCAGGAGCGCGCTCGACATCCCGTACACCGGGGAGGGCGGCAAGGGGCTGCTCAACTCCGGTACCTGCACGGAGGAGCACGCGGGAACCTTCATCCGCTATCTCTACGGCCCCGACATCACCTTCAGGCCGTCGGCCGACACGATTCCGGGGCTGGGCGGCCACAAGGACGCGTACGAGGTGTCGGCGGACATGGCGGCTGTGTTCCGCGACAGCCCGGCGGCGATGCAACTGCTCAGCAAACTGGCCGGCCCCGAGGGGCGCAGGATCTGGATGGCACAGGCCGCACCGAAGCTGAAACCGCACTTCCCCAGCGCGTCGGACCCCCAGCCCACCGACCCGCTCGGCCGGCGGGCGGCGACGCTCCTCACCGGCGGAACGAGCGAGGCGCCGACGCACGAGCTGTGCTTCGACGCCTCGGACACCATGCCGCCCACTCTGCGCGACGCCTTCCAGCACGCGGTGCTGAAATTCCTCAGCACACCCGACAGCGCCACCCGGAACAGACTGCTGGCGCAGCTCGAACAGGAACGCCGCAGACTGACGGGCACAGACCTGCTGCCGGGCGTGTGCGGGAGCCCGGCATCCTAG
- a CDS encoding M55 family metallopeptidase, with protein sequence MQVYISADMEGVTGLVGAQDVQIGGQDYQHGRVMMTEDVNAAVRGALAAGATRVLVNDAHGSMRNLLVDQMHPEAELVRGKPKRMGMLEGLDGDFDAVLCVGYHSRAGALGVLSHSYMGHEIEDMWLDGRPMGEIGFAHATAAALGVPVAMLSGDDAACDEVTAWDAQVVTAPVKYARDRFSARMRPATEARKAIEEAATEGVRRADSRSRPPYTEAAATLAVRWQSATVASQLEVIPGVSLRDSRTVEVAGAVPQLYRLFGVFMRVAASLTDQQPYC encoded by the coding sequence GTGCAGGTGTACATCAGTGCTGACATGGAGGGCGTCACCGGATTGGTGGGCGCCCAGGACGTGCAGATCGGCGGGCAGGACTACCAGCACGGTCGGGTCATGATGACCGAGGACGTGAACGCGGCCGTGCGTGGCGCGCTCGCGGCCGGTGCCACGAGGGTGCTGGTCAATGACGCACACGGATCGATGCGGAACCTGCTGGTGGATCAGATGCACCCCGAGGCGGAGTTGGTGAGGGGCAAGCCCAAGCGGATGGGGATGCTCGAAGGTCTGGACGGTGACTTCGATGCGGTGCTGTGCGTCGGCTACCACTCACGTGCCGGTGCCCTGGGCGTGCTCAGCCACAGTTATATGGGTCACGAGATCGAGGACATGTGGCTGGACGGCCGGCCCATGGGCGAGATCGGATTCGCGCATGCCACGGCCGCTGCACTCGGGGTACCCGTGGCGATGCTTTCCGGTGATGACGCGGCCTGCGACGAGGTGACGGCCTGGGACGCCCAGGTCGTCACGGCTCCGGTCAAGTACGCCAGGGATCGCTTCAGCGCTCGGATGAGGCCTGCGACCGAAGCGCGCAAGGCCATCGAGGAAGCCGCCACTGAGGGGGTGCGCCGTGCCGACTCCCGCTCACGGCCGCCGTACACGGAAGCCGCAGCGACCTTGGCGGTGCGGTGGCAGTCGGCCACCGTCGCCAGCCAGCTCGAAGTGATCCCCGGAGTCAGCCTGCGGGACTCGCGCACTGTCGAGGTGGCCGGGGCTGTTCCGCAGCTCTACCGGCTCTTCGGTGTCTTCATGCGGGTGGCGGCGTCACTGACCGACCAGCAGCCGTACTGCTGA
- a CDS encoding mycoredoxin: MSGTVTMYSTTWCGYCRRLKGQMDREGIAYTEVNIEHDADSAAFVEKANGGNQTVPTVQVVPADGGAEVVMTNPSLAQVKQALGV; encoded by the coding sequence ATGTCGGGCACTGTGACGATGTACAGCACCACGTGGTGCGGCTACTGCCGTCGGCTGAAGGGCCAGATGGACCGCGAGGGCATCGCGTACACCGAGGTGAACATCGAGCACGACGCCGACTCCGCGGCCTTTGTGGAGAAGGCGAACGGTGGCAACCAGACCGTCCCGACGGTTCAGGTGGTTCCGGCCGACGGTGGCGCCGAGGTCGTGATGACCAACCCGAGCCTTGCCCAGGTCAAGCAGGCGCTCGGCGTCTGA
- a CDS encoding ATP-dependent DNA helicase UvrD2 gives MTAATHASLFPQVPDSADAVLDGLDPEQREVATALRGPVCVLAGAGTGKTRAITHRIAYGVRAGILQPSTVLAVTFTNRAAGEMRGRLRQLGAGGVQARTFHSAALRQLQFFWPKAVGGEVPRLVERKVQLVAEAAARCGVRLDRNELRDVTGEIEWSKVTQTVPADYPAVIAKSAREAPRSPAEISQIYSMYEQLKRDRGVIDFEDVLLLTVGILQDRHDIADRIRSQYQHFVVDEYQDVSPLQQRLLELWVGDREDLCVVGDASQTIYSFTGATPDHLLNFRVRHPQATVVKLVRDYRSTPQVVHLANGLLAQARGRAAEHRLELISQRSPGPDPVYKEYGDEPTEAEGTARRIRDLIAAGVPASEIAVLYRINAQSEVYEQALADAGVPYQLRGAERFFERPEVREAGVALRGAARAGGNDPLLDDAVDLPSQVRAVLGTKGWRAEAPAGSGAVRDRWESLAALVRLAEDFARAREGATLSDLVAELDERAAAQHAPTIQGVTLASLHSAKGLEWDAVFLVGLTEGMMPITYAKTDEQVEEERRLLYVGVTRARLHLTLSWALSRSPGGRASRRPSRFLSGLRPGSTGGPVAGLPGGAGGSGGIERGAAARRKHRGPVRCRVCGKSLTDGGEMKLMRCEDCPSDMDEALYERLHEWRSVQAAETGQPAFCVFTDKTLMAIAEAVPSSETELTRIAGVPARKIARFGADVLKICAGQEPTGDSGED, from the coding sequence GTGACAGCAGCAACGCACGCCTCTCTCTTCCCGCAGGTTCCGGACTCCGCCGACGCGGTGCTCGACGGTCTCGACCCCGAGCAGCGCGAGGTCGCGACGGCCCTGCGCGGTCCGGTGTGCGTGCTGGCCGGAGCCGGTACGGGCAAGACGCGCGCGATCACGCACCGCATCGCCTACGGGGTGCGCGCCGGGATCCTGCAGCCTTCCACGGTGCTCGCCGTCACCTTCACCAACCGCGCGGCCGGCGAGATGCGCGGGCGGCTGCGCCAGCTCGGCGCGGGCGGTGTCCAGGCGCGTACGTTCCACTCGGCGGCGCTGCGCCAGCTCCAGTTCTTCTGGCCCAAGGCGGTCGGCGGCGAGGTGCCCCGGCTCGTCGAGCGCAAGGTCCAGCTGGTCGCCGAGGCCGCGGCGCGCTGCGGTGTCCGGCTCGACCGCAACGAGCTGCGGGACGTGACGGGCGAGATCGAGTGGTCCAAGGTCACCCAGACCGTGCCCGCCGACTATCCGGCGGTCATCGCGAAGTCGGCCCGCGAGGCGCCCCGGAGCCCGGCCGAGATCTCCCAGATCTACTCGATGTACGAGCAGCTCAAGCGCGACCGCGGAGTGATCGACTTCGAGGACGTGCTGCTGCTGACCGTCGGCATCCTCCAGGACCGGCACGACATCGCCGACCGGATCCGCAGTCAGTACCAGCACTTCGTGGTCGACGAGTACCAGGACGTCAGCCCGCTGCAGCAGCGGCTCCTCGAACTGTGGGTGGGGGACCGGGAGGACCTCTGCGTCGTGGGCGACGCCAGCCAGACGATCTACTCCTTCACCGGCGCCACCCCCGACCACCTGCTCAACTTCCGGGTCCGCCATCCGCAGGCCACGGTGGTCAAGCTGGTCCGGGACTACCGCTCGACCCCGCAGGTCGTCCACCTGGCCAACGGGCTGCTGGCCCAGGCCCGCGGCCGCGCCGCCGAGCACCGCCTGGAGCTGATCTCGCAGCGCTCCCCGGGGCCCGATCCCGTCTACAAGGAGTACGGGGACGAGCCCACCGAGGCCGAGGGCACCGCGCGCCGGATCCGGGATCTCATCGCCGCGGGCGTCCCCGCGTCCGAGATCGCCGTGCTGTATCGGATCAACGCCCAGTCCGAGGTGTACGAACAGGCGCTGGCCGACGCGGGGGTGCCCTACCAGCTGCGCGGCGCCGAGCGGTTCTTCGAACGGCCCGAGGTGCGGGAGGCCGGCGTCGCGCTGCGCGGAGCCGCCCGGGCCGGCGGCAACGACCCGCTGCTCGACGACGCGGTGGATCTGCCGTCCCAGGTGCGGGCGGTGCTCGGCACCAAGGGGTGGCGGGCGGAGGCCCCGGCCGGGTCCGGGGCGGTCCGGGACCGCTGGGAGTCGCTGGCCGCGCTGGTGCGCCTGGCCGAGGACTTCGCCAGGGCCAGGGAGGGAGCGACCCTCTCGGACCTCGTCGCCGAGCTGGACGAGCGGGCGGCCGCGCAGCACGCCCCGACCATCCAGGGCGTCACCCTGGCCTCGCTGCACTCGGCGAAGGGTCTGGAGTGGGACGCGGTGTTCCTGGTCGGGCTGACCGAGGGCATGATGCCGATCACCTACGCCAAGACCGATGAGCAGGTCGAGGAGGAGCGCCGGCTGCTCTATGTGGGCGTCACCAGGGCCCGGCTGCACCTCACGCTCTCCTGGGCGCTGTCCAGGTCGCCCGGCGGCAGGGCCTCCCGCCGCCCCAGCCGCTTCCTCAGCGGTCTGCGACCGGGCTCGACGGGTGGTCCTGTCGCCGGACTGCCCGGCGGCGCCGGTGGCTCGGGCGGGATCGAGCGGGGTGCGGCGGCCCGCCGCAAGCACCGCGGGCCCGTGCGGTGCCGGGTCTGCGGCAAGAGCCTGACCGACGGCGGCGAGATGAAACTGATGCGCTGCGAGGACTGCCCTTCCGACATGGACGAGGCGCTGTACGAGCGGCTGCACGAGTGGCGCTCGGTCCAGGCGGCGGAGACGGGACAGCCCGCGTTCTGCGTGTTCACCGACAAGACTCTGATGGCCATCGCGGAGGCTGTGCCGTCCAGCGAGACCGAGCTGACGCGGATCGCCGGCGTCCCGGCCCGGAAGATCGCGCGGTTCGGGGCCGATGTGCTGAAGATCTGTGCAGGTCAGGAGCCTACGGGCGACAGCGGAGAAGACTGA
- a CDS encoding WhiB family transcriptional regulator has product MQIEAHAPSVPPSQTLSPPVAPEDPTVFPLTALTVLDDAIENLDVPVPCRAYDPEVFFAETPADVEYAKSLCRTCPLVEACLAGAKERREPWGVWGGELFVQGVVVARKRPRGRPRKNPVAA; this is encoded by the coding sequence GTGCAAATCGAAGCGCACGCCCCGTCCGTACCGCCCTCACAGACGCTCTCGCCCCCTGTTGCCCCGGAGGATCCCACCGTGTTCCCGCTCACCGCGCTCACCGTTCTCGACGACGCCATCGAGAACCTCGATGTGCCCGTTCCCTGCCGTGCCTACGACCCGGAGGTCTTCTTCGCCGAGACCCCGGCCGATGTCGAGTACGCCAAGTCGCTCTGCCGTACCTGCCCGCTCGTCGAGGCCTGCCTCGCCGGCGCCAAGGAGCGTCGCGAGCCGTGGGGCGTCTGGGGTGGCGAGCTCTTCGTCCAGGGCGTCGTCGTCGCCCGCAAGAGGCCGCGTGGACGTCCGCGCAAGAACCCGGTCGCGGCATGA
- a CDS encoding ABC1 kinase family protein: MSDLPRKAVTRTAKLAALPLGFAGRATWGLGKRIGGRSAEIVAREVQQRTAEQLFKVLGELKGGAMKMGQALSVFESALPEEVAGPYRAALTKLQESAPPMPVQTVHAVLEAQLGTGWRELFVDFDDKPSAAASIGQVHRAVWHDGRRVAVKVQYPGAGEALLSDLTQLSRFARLLGPLIPGMDIKPLIAELRDRVSEELDYELEAEAQREHAEEFAGDPDVVVPDVVHQSDQVLVTDWIDGIPLADVISDGTDEQRDRAGQLLARFLFSGPARTGLLHADPHPGNFRLLPAEEDGTDTDGTDEDASTEDGAEDDGTVEGASAQWRLGVLDFGTVDRLPGGLPATIGHALRMTIEGEASAVYEMLCDEGFVKESIDLDPEAVLEYLVPIIEPVQADEFTFSRGWMRAQAARIADPRSPAHQLGKQLNLPPSYLLIHRVTLSTIGVLCQLGATVRLRDELEAWMPGFLPETTEAEFPDQATGQLPEQVKEQAKEQVGEQAEEHVEERVTDEVPEEELPPAQARA, translated from the coding sequence ATGTCTGATCTTCCCCGGAAAGCGGTCACACGTACCGCCAAGCTGGCGGCACTCCCACTCGGTTTCGCCGGCCGCGCCACCTGGGGCCTGGGCAAGCGCATCGGCGGCAGATCCGCGGAGATCGTGGCACGCGAGGTGCAGCAGCGCACGGCCGAGCAGCTCTTCAAGGTCCTGGGCGAGCTGAAGGGCGGGGCCATGAAAATGGGGCAGGCCCTCTCGGTCTTCGAATCCGCCCTTCCCGAGGAGGTCGCGGGGCCCTACCGGGCGGCGCTGACCAAGCTCCAGGAATCCGCCCCTCCCATGCCGGTGCAGACCGTACATGCCGTGCTGGAGGCTCAGCTGGGGACGGGGTGGCGCGAGCTGTTCGTCGATTTCGACGACAAGCCGTCCGCCGCCGCGTCCATCGGTCAGGTGCACCGGGCGGTGTGGCACGACGGGCGCCGGGTGGCAGTCAAGGTGCAGTATCCGGGGGCGGGTGAGGCCCTGCTGTCGGATCTCACCCAGCTGAGCCGCTTCGCCCGGCTGCTCGGGCCGCTGATTCCCGGCATGGACATCAAGCCGCTCATCGCCGAACTGCGCGACCGGGTGTCGGAGGAGCTGGACTACGAACTGGAGGCGGAGGCTCAGCGGGAGCACGCGGAGGAGTTCGCCGGGGATCCGGATGTGGTGGTGCCCGATGTCGTGCACCAGAGCGACCAGGTGCTGGTGACCGACTGGATCGACGGAATCCCGCTGGCCGACGTGATCTCGGACGGCACGGACGAACAGCGGGACCGGGCCGGGCAGCTGCTCGCGAGGTTCCTCTTCTCGGGCCCGGCCCGCACGGGACTGCTGCATGCCGACCCGCATCCGGGCAACTTCCGGCTGCTGCCCGCAGAGGAGGACGGGACCGATACCGACGGGACCGATGAGGACGCGAGCACGGAGGACGGCGCTGAGGACGACGGCACCGTAGAGGGGGCCTCGGCGCAGTGGCGGCTGGGGGTGCTCGACTTCGGGACGGTGGACCGGCTGCCGGGCGGGCTCCCCGCCACGATCGGTCACGCCCTGCGGATGACCATCGAGGGTGAGGCCTCCGCCGTCTACGAGATGCTCTGCGATGAGGGGTTCGTCAAGGAGTCCATCGATCTCGATCCGGAGGCGGTGCTGGAGTATCTGGTACCGATCATCGAGCCGGTGCAGGCAGACGAGTTCACGTTCAGCCGGGGGTGGATGCGGGCGCAGGCGGCGAGGATCGCCGATCCCCGCTCCCCCGCCCACCAGTTGGGCAAGCAGCTCAATCTGCCGCCGTCCTATCTGCTGATCCACCGGGTGACACTGAGCACCATCGGGGTGCTCTGCCAGCTGGGTGCGACCGTGCGGCTCCGGGACGAACTCGAAGCCTGGATGCCCGGGTTCCTGCCGGAGACCACCGAAGCCGAGTTCCCGGACCAGGCCACAGGCCAACTCCCTGAACAGGTCAAGGAACAGGCCAAGGAACAAGTCGGGGAGCAAGCCGAGGAACACGTCGAGGAACGCGTCACGGACGAAGTCCCGGAGGAGGAACTGCCTCCCGCCCAGGCGCGTGCCTGA